Proteins encoded within one genomic window of Brassica napus cultivar Da-Ae unplaced genomic scaffold, Da-Ae ScsIHWf_1732;HRSCAF=2362, whole genome shotgun sequence:
- the LOC106426462 gene encoding probable transcriptional regulator SLK1, translated as MNKPGVDSTTDGAGHEALNLQRSSGINNMRIPTPPQMSFSSNNINIPGSLVLDGSASMQQHLSQQQQQQQAGQSSVPMRENDYSHVDKKPRIEVKQEGMLQQQIFQQLIQRQDPTGRNTQLQALLQQQRLRQQQQILQSMSPSQRLQLQQQQLRQQLQQPGGTQQIPPNVRPYDVGVCARKMMMYLYHLQQRPAENCISYWRKFVAEYFSPRAKQRLCLSQYESAGHHALGMFQQAAPDMWQCDLCSTKSGKGFEATFDVLARLIEIKFASGIIDELLYLDHPREHRFTNGLMMLEYRKAVQETVHEQFRVVREGHLRIIFSQDLKILTWEFCARRHEELLLRRLIAPQVNQLLQVAQKCQSTISESGSEGVSQQDLQSNSNMVLGAGRQLAKFMELQSLNDLGYPKRYIRTLQISEVVKSMKDLMNFTGEHKVGPIEGLRRLLEQTATAKLQRQKVQEMEHMGNSGAMNGSAQAQMALTPGTMNGLIGNNNSSNSNNHHQLVGRGAMNGSAQAAAALTNYQSMLMRQNAMNNPNSNAVKEEGFSTQNPTQSPSSSSHQRQSLATPGFPSSPQMQQQQQQQQQRNMNGPPHHLQPPHSHGNNQGQQMLNQLLQEISENGPSLQQQQAFSGQSGGGNNNAERNPAASTSSISGGGGGRVPSRNNSFKAVVSNNNNHHLPEDLSIPELSHDFSEDAFFNNSDIYGSL; from the exons ATGAACAAACCGGGGGTCGATTCGACTACCGATGGTGCTGGCCATGAAGCTCTAAATTTGCAGAGGAGCAGTGGCATCAACAACATGCGTATCCCAACACCACCACAAATGTCCTTCTCCTCAAACAACATCAACATCCCCGGTTCTTTGGTTCTTGACGGCTCTGCTTCAATGCAGCAGCACTTGtctcagcagcagcagcaacagcaAGCAGGGCAGAGCTCAGTTCCAATGAGGGAAAACGATTATTCCCATGTGGATAAGAAGCCTAGGATTGAGGTGAAGCAAGAGGGTATGCTGCAGCAGCAGATTTTCCAGCAGCTGATCCAGCGTCAGGACCCCACGGGAAGGAACACGCAGCTGCAAGCATTGCTTCAGCAGCAGAGGCTGAGACAACAGCAGCAGATTCTTCAGTCCATGTCACCCTCCCAGAGACTCCAgttgcagcagcagcagctgaGACAGCAGTTACAGCAACCAGGAGGGACTCAGCAGATCCCTCCTAATGTGCGTCCTTATGACGTTGGCGTGTGTGCTCGGAAAATGATGATGTACTTGTATCATCTACAGCAACGTCCTGCC GAAAATTGCATTAGCTATTGGAGGAAGTTTGTGGCGGAGTACTTCTCACCTCGTGCAAAGCAAAGGTTGTGCTTGTCACAGTACGAAAGTGCTGGACACCATGCGCTTGGCATGTTTCAGCAAGCAGCTCCG GATATGTGGCAGTGTGATCTCTGCAGCACCAAATCTGGAAAAGGCTTTG AGGCAACTTTCGACGTGCTTGCCAGACTGATTGAAATCAAATTCGCGAGTGGGATCATTGATGAGCTCTTGTATCTGGACCATCCAAGAGAACACAGATTTACCAATGGACTGATGATGTTAGAGTACAGAAAAGCGGTTCAGGAAACTGTACACGAGCAGTTTCGCGTTGTCCGTGAGGGCCATCTTCGCATCATATTCTCTCAAGATTTGAAG ATACTTACTTGGGAGTTTTGTGCTCGGCGTCATGAAGAGCTTCTTCTCCGCAGACTTATTGCTCCACAG GTGAACCAGTTGCTTCAGGTTGCACAGAAATGCCAGAGCACCATCTCGGAGAGTGGGTCAGAGGGAGTTTCTCAGCAGGATCTACAGTCAAACAGTAACAT GGTCTTGGGAGCAGGAAGGCAGCTGGCGAAGTTTATGGAGTTACAGTCGCTGAATGATCTTGGCTATCCGAAAAGATATATCAGAACTCTACAG ATATCTGAAGTTGTCAAGAGCATGAAGGACCTGATGAACTTCACTGGCGAGCACAAAGTTGGCCCAATTG AGGGGTTAAGGCGGCTTTTGGAACAGACAGCGACAGCAAAGCTCCAGAGACAGAAAGTGCAGGAGATGGAGCATATGGGGAATAGTGGAGCTATGAATGGGTCAGCTCAAGCTCAGATGGCGTTGACTCCAGGAACAATGAACGGCCTAATTGGCAACAACAACAGCTCCAACTCCAACAATCACCATCAACTTGTTGGTCGTGGAGCTATGAATGGCTCGGCTCAAGCAGCAGCAGCTCTGACCAACTACCAAAGCATGCTTATGAGGCAAAACGCTATGAATAACCCAAACTCAAATGCGGTCAAAGAAGAGGGGTTCTCTACTCAGAACCCAACCCAGAGCCCATCTTCTTCCTCCCATCAGAGGCAGAGCTTAGCAACGCCTGGATTCCCCAGCTCTCCCCAGATgcaacagcagcagcagcagcagcagcagcgcAACATGAATGGCCCTCCTCATCACTTGCAACCACCCCATTCACATGGCAACAACCAGGGGCAGCAGATGCTTAATCAGCTGTTACAGGAGATATCTGAAAACGGACCGAGTTTGCAACAGCAACAAGCCTTTTCAGGTCAGAGTGGTGGTGGCAACAATAACGCAGAGAGAAACCCAGCTGCCTCCACTTCCAGCAtctcaggaggaggaggaggccgAGTTCCAAGCCGAAACAACAGTTTCAAAGCAGTCGTCTCAAACAACAACAATCATCATTTGCCAGAAGATTTATCAATCCCAGAACTATCTCATGATTTCTCAGAAGACGCCTTCTTCAACAACAGTGATATTTATGGTAGCTTGTAG
- the LOC125598544 gene encoding pre-mRNA cleavage factor Im 25 kDa subunit 2-like, protein MAMSQVVNTYPLSNYSFGTKEPKLEKDTSVADRLARMKINYMKEGMRTSVDAILLVQEHNHPHILLLQIGNTFCKLPGGRLKPGENEVEGLKRKLTSKLGGNSAALVPDWKVGECVATWWRPNFETMMYPYCPPHITKPKECKRLYIVHLSEKEYFAVPKNLKLLAVPLFELYDNVQRYGPVISTIPQQLSRFHFNMISS, encoded by the exons ATGGCTATGTCTCAGGTGGTGAACACGTACCCGCTTTCGAACTACAGCTTCGGAACTAAAGAACCGAAGCTCGAAAAGGACACTTCCGTCGCCGACCGTCTCGCTCGTATGAAAATCAA CTATATGAAAGAGGGCATGAGGACTAGCGTTGATGCGATTCTGCTG GTACAAGAACACAACCATCCTCACATACTTCTCCTGCAAATTGGTAACACATTCTGCAAGCTTCCAGGTGGACGCCTGAAGCCTGGAGAAAACG AAGTTGAAGGCTTGAAAAGAAAGTTGACTAGTAAGCTTGGAGGCAATTCTGCTGCTCTTGTACCTGACTGGAAG GTAGGAGAATGTGTTGCGACGTGGTGGCGTCCAAACTTTGAAACCATGATGTACCCGTATTGCCCTCCTCACATAACCAAGCCCAag GAATGCAAGAGACTTTATATTGTTCACTTGTCTGAGAAAGAGTACTTTGCAGTGCCCAAAAACTTGAAGCTCTTGGCCGTCCCTTTGTTCGAACTCTACGACAATGTTCag AGATATGGACCCGTTATATCCACCATCCCTCAACAGCTATCCAGATTCCATTTCAACATGATTAGTTCGTGA